The following coding sequences lie in one Saccopteryx bilineata isolate mSacBil1 chromosome X, mSacBil1_pri_phased_curated, whole genome shotgun sequence genomic window:
- the RPS4X gene encoding small ribosomal subunit protein eS4, X isoform — protein MARGPKKHLKRVAAPKHWMLDKLTGVFAPRPSTGPHKLRECLPLIIFLRNRLKYALTGDEVKKICMQRFIKIDGKVRTDITYPAGFMDVISIDKTGENFRLIYDTKGRFAVHRITPEEAKYKLCKVRKIFVGTKGIPHLVTHDARTIRYPDPLIKVNDTIQIDLETGKITDFIKFDTGNMCMVTGGANLGRIGVITNRERHPGSFDVVHVKDANGNSFATRLSNIFVIGKGNKPWISLPRGKGIRLTIAEERDKRLAAKQSSG, from the exons ATG GCTCGTGGTCCCAAGAAGCATCTGAAGCGTGTAGCAGCTCCAAAACATTGGATGCTGGATAAACTGACTGGTGTGTTT GCCCCTCGGCCATCTACCGGTCCCCACAAGCTGAGAGAATGTCTCCCTCTCATCATTTTCCTAAGGAACAGGCTTAAGTACGCCCTGACAGGAGATGAAGTAAAGAAGATCTGCATGCAGCGGTTTATTAAGATCGATGGCAAGGTCCGAACGGATATAACCTATCCTGCTGGTTTTATGG ATGTTATCAGCATTGACAAGACCGGAGAGAATTTCCGTCTGATCTATGATACCAAGGGTCGCTTTGCAGTTCATCGCATTACACCTGAGGAGGCCAAG TACAAGTTATGCAAAGTGAGGAAGATCTTTGTGGGCACAAAAGGGATCCCTCATCTGGTAACCCATGACGCTCGCACCATCCGCTACCCTGATCCCCTTATCAAGGTGAATGACACTATTCAGATTGACTTGGAGACTGGCAAGATTACTGATTTCATCAAGTTTGACACTG GCAACATGTGCATGGTGACCGGAGGTGCTAACCTGGGAAGAATTGGTGTGATAACTAACAGAGAGAGGCACCCTGGTTCATTTGACGTAGTTCATGTGAAAGATGCCAATGGCAACAGCTTTGCCACCCGGCTCTCCAACATTTTCGTTATTGGCAAA GGCAACAAGCCATGGATTTCCCTTCCCCGTGGAAAAGGCATCCGCCTCACCATTgctgaagagagagataagaggctgGCAGCCAAACAGAGCAGTGGGTGA